The Desulfosporosinus acidiphilus SJ4 genome has a window encoding:
- the acs gene encoding acetate--CoA ligase encodes MEEKRREGLLEEKRLFFPPSEFHSTAVIQNPEIYELAHERETFWDERGKRLEWFKPWDKVLEWNHPFANWYVGGKLNAAYNCLDRHLKGARRNKAALIFEGELGDRRVLTYQDLQREVSQFANVLKSFGVEKGDRVIIYMPMIPEAVIAMLSCARLGAPHCVVFGGFSSDALKDRVLDAQAKVVVTSDGSYRRGNIIPLKENVDQALRDVSCVEKVVVVQRTSHPVDMQSERDCWYHEVIKNVSSVCPAEPMEADDMLFILYTSGTTGKPKGVVHTVGGYLVGVSTTHEWVFDLKEEDVYWCTADVGWITGHSYLVYGPLSNGATVVMYEGAPDYPEKDRYWEIIEKYRVSILYTAPTAIRTFMKWGEQYPSSRDLTSLRLLGSVGEPINPEAWMWYYKHIGGERCPIVDTWWQTETGMIMMTPVPGITPLKPGSCTVPFPGVRVEIVDPSGNPVPKGEGGYLVICDPWPAMLKTVYGNDKRYVDTYWSDIPGVYFTGDEAKWDEDGYFWIIGRADDVINVSGHRIGTAEVESALVDHPSVAEAACVGKTHEIKGQSVFAFVSIKEGIEIEDSLIHELKAHVVLKIGSLARPDDIFLTAELPKTRSGKIMRRLLKDIAEGRTMGDTTTLADAAVVNFLKKNIDAQKIREARKASMRLGNRISIPDTAIFNHCKEESYDGYSYTIWFSTPPKDNSPHPVTNFYCFKWIERLNLPAEVALAISNIMINNNSACEAIFGNGEPDFSHAVINEANIIDDLSEEGQICFCGSAG; translated from the coding sequence ATGGAAGAGAAACGCCGTGAGGGATTGCTGGAGGAAAAACGGTTGTTTTTCCCTCCTTCAGAGTTTCACTCGACAGCCGTTATTCAAAACCCAGAAATTTATGAACTTGCCCACGAGCGGGAGACTTTTTGGGACGAACGGGGGAAACGGCTGGAGTGGTTTAAACCATGGGACAAAGTTTTAGAATGGAATCATCCTTTTGCCAATTGGTATGTTGGCGGAAAATTGAATGCAGCTTATAATTGCTTGGACCGACATCTTAAGGGCGCACGCAGAAATAAAGCAGCCTTGATATTTGAAGGAGAATTGGGAGATCGAAGAGTTTTAACGTATCAGGATCTGCAACGCGAAGTATCTCAGTTTGCCAATGTGCTTAAGTCCTTTGGAGTTGAAAAAGGAGACCGCGTCATAATTTATATGCCTATGATCCCAGAGGCAGTCATTGCAATGCTCTCTTGCGCCCGACTGGGTGCTCCTCACTGCGTTGTTTTTGGAGGTTTTAGTTCGGATGCTTTAAAAGATAGAGTCCTTGACGCTCAGGCAAAGGTTGTCGTGACTTCAGACGGAAGTTATCGCCGTGGAAATATTATTCCTTTGAAAGAAAACGTAGATCAAGCGTTGCGCGATGTCAGCTGTGTGGAAAAAGTTGTTGTCGTTCAACGGACGAGTCATCCTGTGGACATGCAATCTGAAAGGGATTGCTGGTATCATGAGGTCATAAAGAATGTGTCCAGCGTTTGCCCGGCAGAACCTATGGAAGCGGATGACATGCTCTTTATCCTTTATACTAGTGGCACAACCGGAAAGCCTAAAGGTGTTGTTCATACAGTCGGGGGTTATTTAGTAGGCGTTTCCACAACCCACGAATGGGTATTTGACCTTAAAGAAGAGGATGTTTATTGGTGTACTGCTGATGTCGGCTGGATAACAGGGCATAGTTATTTGGTTTATGGTCCTTTGTCAAATGGCGCAACAGTTGTCATGTACGAAGGAGCACCGGATTATCCTGAAAAGGACCGTTATTGGGAAATCATTGAAAAATACAGAGTTAGCATTTTATATACCGCTCCGACTGCGATTCGCACGTTTATGAAATGGGGAGAACAATATCCTTCGAGCAGAGATCTTACAAGTTTGCGGCTTTTGGGGTCTGTTGGAGAACCAATTAATCCGGAAGCCTGGATGTGGTACTATAAACATATAGGCGGAGAGCGTTGCCCCATCGTAGACACATGGTGGCAAACTGAAACCGGTATGATTATGATGACCCCTGTTCCCGGGATTACTCCTCTTAAGCCAGGATCGTGTACAGTTCCGTTTCCGGGGGTTCGTGTTGAAATAGTAGACCCCTCAGGAAATCCCGTGCCTAAAGGTGAGGGCGGATATTTAGTAATATGTGATCCTTGGCCGGCAATGCTTAAAACAGTGTATGGCAACGACAAACGTTATGTTGATACGTATTGGAGTGATATTCCAGGGGTTTATTTCACAGGAGACGAAGCTAAGTGGGATGAAGATGGCTACTTCTGGATAATCGGGCGCGCTGATGACGTTATTAACGTTTCGGGGCATAGGATTGGGACAGCGGAAGTAGAAAGTGCCTTAGTTGATCATCCGTCGGTAGCCGAGGCTGCCTGTGTTGGGAAAACTCACGAAATTAAAGGCCAGTCAGTATTTGCTTTTGTCAGTATAAAAGAGGGTATTGAAATTGAGGATTCCCTTATTCATGAATTGAAAGCTCATGTCGTTTTGAAAATAGGTTCACTTGCGCGGCCCGATGACATTTTTTTAACGGCTGAATTGCCTAAGACTCGAAGCGGAAAGATTATGAGACGACTTCTCAAAGATATTGCAGAAGGTCGGACCATGGGGGATACCACGACCCTTGCCGATGCAGCGGTGGTAAATTTCCTTAAGAAGAATATTGATGCTCAAAAAATCCGCGAAGCACGGAAAGCATCCATGAGATTAGGAAACAGGATATCAATTCCCGATACAGCTATCTTTAATCACTGTAAAGAAGAGTCTTACGATGGCTATAGTTATACTATTTGGTTTTCAACTCCTCCTAAGGATAATTCACCTCATCCGGTTACCAACTTTTATTGTTTCAAGTGGATAGAAAGACTAAACTTACCGGCAGAAGTTGCTCTTGCTATTTCCAACATCATGATCAATAACAATAGTGCTTGTGAAGCAATCTTTGGCAATGGTGAACCGGATTTTAGTCATGCGGTTATCAATGAAGCAAATATTATAGATGACTTGTCAGAGGAAGGTCAAATCTGTTTCTGTGGTTCGGCGGGATAA
- a CDS encoding LysR family transcriptional regulator, translating to MFDDPLKTFVTVVELKKFSHSAEGLFLSNPGVRSQIESLEQELDTKFFNSSSTHLELTQEGEIYYKYAKQIINLQDRAKEEIKNLSNMVSGSLKVGGSYTIGEYILPFAVTEFAVHYPGVEIETSIANTEEIIQAVRNNQLDIALVEGEVNHTDIRIHSIMEDELILVVPNQHPLAKLPIATSEHLQNQVWILRESGSGTRAFSDKLIKEWGINVRKSYIFGSGQAVKQAVTAGLGIALVSRWIVRKELNAKELKSLRIKGKRLTRSFYLIEPKEHETSEVMEAFTEQILGHELITSWRKLTRKGLDF from the coding sequence ATGTTCGACGATCCCTTAAAAACTTTCGTTACCGTAGTTGAACTCAAAAAGTTCTCTCATTCAGCCGAAGGGCTTTTTCTCTCTAACCCCGGTGTTCGTTCTCAAATTGAAAGTCTTGAACAAGAACTGGATACAAAATTCTTCAATAGTTCTTCCACTCACCTTGAACTTACACAAGAGGGCGAAATATATTACAAATATGCTAAACAAATTATAAATTTACAAGATAGAGCCAAAGAAGAAATCAAAAATTTATCCAATATGGTTTCAGGCAGTTTAAAAGTTGGGGGAAGCTATACCATCGGAGAATACATTTTACCCTTTGCTGTAACCGAATTTGCCGTCCATTACCCGGGAGTAGAAATAGAAACCTCAATTGCCAATACAGAAGAAATTATTCAAGCGGTCCGGAACAACCAATTGGACATTGCTCTTGTAGAGGGAGAGGTTAATCATACGGACATTCGAATTCATTCCATCATGGAGGATGAACTGATTCTAGTTGTTCCGAATCAACATCCTTTGGCGAAACTTCCTATTGCTACCTCAGAACATCTCCAAAACCAAGTGTGGATTCTCCGCGAAAGTGGTTCAGGAACCCGAGCCTTCAGCGACAAGCTTATTAAAGAATGGGGAATTAACGTTAGGAAAAGTTATATCTTCGGAAGTGGCCAAGCCGTTAAACAGGCAGTTACAGCCGGCTTGGGCATTGCCCTTGTCTCCCGTTGGATTGTCCGGAAAGAGCTGAATGCTAAAGAATTAAAATCTCTCAGAATCAAAGGGAAACGTCTCACTCGTTCCTTTTACTTAATTGAACCGAAGGAACATGAAACAAGTGAAGTGATGGAAGCCTTTACGGAGCAAATTCTCGGTCATGAACTAATTACATCATGGAGAAAATTAACCAGAAAGGGACTAGATTTTTAA
- a CDS encoding xanthine phosphoribosyltransferase, which translates to MQLLKDKIRNEAKIIDNRIIKVDNFLNHQLDITLFNEIGKEFKRRFAGKEITKIVTIETSGIAIASIVAQYFDNVPVVFAKKHAGLNMNQDVFEAKVYSYTKEQEYSIKISKEFLRPNDKVLIIDDFLASGSALMGLINLLSQSSVEISGAGIVIEKTFQEGRKRILEKGIQLESLAIIDSIKDGQVIFK; encoded by the coding sequence ATGCAACTCTTAAAAGATAAAATCCGCAATGAAGCAAAAATAATTGACAACCGAATTATTAAAGTTGATAATTTTTTAAATCATCAACTGGATATTACCTTATTCAATGAAATCGGCAAGGAATTCAAACGTCGATTTGCCGGCAAAGAGATTACAAAAATTGTCACAATTGAAACTTCCGGTATTGCCATTGCCAGTATTGTTGCCCAGTACTTTGATAATGTACCCGTTGTGTTTGCCAAAAAGCATGCGGGCCTTAATATGAACCAGGATGTTTTTGAAGCAAAAGTATATTCATATACTAAGGAGCAAGAGTATTCCATAAAAATATCCAAAGAATTCTTACGTCCAAATGACAAGGTCTTAATTATTGATGATTTTCTGGCAAGCGGAAGTGCACTTATGGGCTTGATTAACTTACTGTCTCAGAGCAGTGTTGAGATTTCCGGAGCAGGTATTGTTATAGAAAAAACCTTTCAGGAAGGAAGAAAACGCATCCTGGAAAAAGGCATTCAATTAGAGTCGTTGGCCATTATTGACTCAATAAAAGATGGACAAGTTATTTTTAAATAA
- a CDS encoding HD-GYP domain-containing protein, with the protein MREVSVERINDGDVLAKEIYTSYGKILLGKGVVLKRPYIERLKEMGIYSIYIEDEFTDDIVIEDVISDQHRFDALKAIEKSCKVIQSGKNKDEEIDIIESVSNIVQDILFQKDIMISLIDMRTLDNRIYFHSVNVCVLATVLGKGLGLPVEKLNELAQGALLHDVGIVGLPKEIVNKRGPLTKEEQELYQTHTIQGYEMIRRRPESSIITAHMAYQHHEWTNGKGYPRQLKGSAIHQLAEIIAVADFYDCLIHGSPGIPRVLPHVACEIMMANAGVRFRHELITIFLKYIAAYPTGYTVKLNNGETGVVVGQNKGLPTRPIVRVFDGKVNLKQVRVVERNLVVERTLFVEYIID; encoded by the coding sequence GTGAGAGAAGTAAGTGTTGAACGTATTAATGACGGCGATGTTCTTGCAAAAGAGATTTACACCTCCTATGGCAAAATATTGCTTGGGAAAGGTGTGGTTTTAAAACGCCCCTATATTGAACGCCTGAAGGAAATGGGAATTTATAGTATCTATATTGAAGATGAATTTACCGATGATATTGTCATAGAAGATGTTATCTCAGATCAGCACCGCTTTGACGCCTTAAAGGCTATTGAAAAATCTTGTAAAGTAATTCAAAGCGGAAAGAATAAAGACGAGGAAATAGATATAATTGAATCAGTGAGCAATATCGTGCAGGATATTCTTTTTCAGAAGGACATAATGATTAGTCTCATCGATATGCGCACACTAGATAATCGAATTTACTTTCATTCCGTCAATGTCTGTGTATTAGCTACTGTTTTAGGAAAAGGACTCGGCTTGCCGGTGGAGAAGCTTAATGAGCTTGCTCAGGGTGCACTGCTTCATGATGTGGGAATTGTTGGGCTGCCGAAAGAAATTGTTAACAAGAGAGGTCCTTTGACAAAGGAAGAACAAGAACTTTACCAAACTCATACAATTCAAGGCTATGAAATGATTCGCAGAAGGCCCGAAAGCAGTATCATTACAGCCCACATGGCCTATCAGCACCACGAATGGACAAATGGCAAAGGTTATCCGCGCCAACTGAAGGGCTCGGCCATTCACCAATTGGCGGAGATAATTGCTGTCGCAGATTTCTATGATTGTCTTATCCATGGTTCTCCCGGTATTCCTCGAGTATTACCCCATGTGGCTTGTGAAATAATGATGGCAAACGCCGGGGTTCGGTTCCGCCATGAATTAATTACTATTTTTCTTAAATATATTGCGGCCTATCCTACTGGATATACGGTTAAGCTTAATAATGGAGAAACGGGAGTCGTTGTCGGACAAAATAAGGGGTTACCTACCCGGCCAATCGTGCGCGTTTTTGATGGAAAGGTTAATCTTAAGCAAGTACGGGTTGTCGAACGAAATCTTGTGGTTGAACGTACATTATTTGTAGAATATATCATTGATTAA
- a CDS encoding 4Fe-4S binding protein, which yields MNISINKNRCPQNHPCPSIRVCPVGAIGQIGFNAPTIDQEKCIKCRKCVIYCPMGALQVSEE from the coding sequence ATGAATATCTCAATTAACAAAAACAGATGCCCACAAAATCATCCTTGTCCTTCAATTAGAGTCTGTCCGGTAGGAGCAATTGGACAAATCGGATTTAATGCTCCAACAATTGATCAGGAAAAATGTATCAAGTGTCGGAAATGTGTGATTTACTGTCCGATGGGGGCTTTACAGGTTAGTGAAGAGTAG
- a CDS encoding DUF3786 domain-containing protein translates to METNYRIAYDKYWQDIKEKQAEEITKNRAVSYNSQCHQFEVSFFNSEYVLDCPAEKIYRKSDGHSLDIMGSIIMLNYLAYARPLQRSIHKWISLKEIPNGGALFYPAFHKNSIIPLVKAFGVQSQELYRVAATMGGRQADLGDAAVIFQVFPEISMCVVVWEGDEEVRGNATILYEPGVDELLHIESVIGLGSYISEKLVRRSVSSL, encoded by the coding sequence GTGGAAACGAATTATCGAATTGCCTACGATAAATACTGGCAGGATATAAAGGAAAAGCAAGCGGAGGAGATCACAAAGAACCGAGCGGTCTCTTACAACAGTCAATGTCATCAGTTCGAAGTTAGTTTTTTTAATTCAGAGTATGTTCTGGACTGCCCTGCAGAAAAGATCTATCGTAAAAGTGATGGACATAGCCTGGACATTATGGGATCAATAATTATGCTAAATTATTTAGCTTATGCAAGACCCCTCCAAAGATCTATCCATAAGTGGATCAGCCTGAAAGAAATACCCAACGGCGGCGCTTTGTTCTATCCTGCCTTTCACAAGAATTCTATCATTCCGCTCGTTAAGGCATTTGGTGTTCAATCTCAGGAATTATATAGAGTTGCTGCCACTATGGGAGGAAGACAGGCAGACTTGGGAGACGCAGCCGTGATCTTTCAGGTGTTTCCTGAGATTTCCATGTGTGTGGTCGTTTGGGAAGGGGACGAGGAAGTTCGTGGAAATGCCACGATTTTATATGAACCGGGGGTTGACGAACTGCTGCACATCGAGAGTGTTATAGGTCTCGGCAGTTACATTTCGGAAAAATTAGTCAGGCGATCGGTTTCCTCTTTGTAA
- a CDS encoding DUF4474 domain-containing protein, whose product MPELLTISNSGTFPWESYDKLRNLSDETGDKTLDELIEISGYSYDPVQDIFYSNMDPWQRKMGYCRLFDEAAAPMGMIVDCEPIFFNYNDKQWMIGFWKGQYDLVSGAEIGVYTRTLNGNPLRNIFGAYYQSANDDELLQMSFTLKKNGKVFFSRQDKHWWLTGFKLGEFSQPSELSMTIKLTLNNTIMRDAFIDGLKAAGYSDEEFTYFGTTVGFNFDVPHTAQPITRAKTLEWIIQWKNEQLCKEFQEITGSSTTVPEKIKVIEESAPELYKKVLRMGRFKPLYSMYQAILTAIVALIVIITGAVFSNIFL is encoded by the coding sequence ATGCCTGAACTTTTAACAATTTCTAACAGTGGAACTTTCCCTTGGGAAAGCTATGATAAATTACGAAACTTATCCGATGAGACAGGTGATAAAACCCTCGATGAACTAATTGAGATTTCTGGTTATTCCTATGATCCTGTTCAAGACATTTTTTATTCGAATATGGATCCCTGGCAAAGAAAAATGGGTTATTGCCGACTGTTTGATGAAGCCGCCGCACCAATGGGGATGATCGTCGATTGTGAACCTATTTTCTTTAACTATAACGACAAACAATGGATGATAGGCTTTTGGAAAGGTCAATATGATTTAGTCTCGGGGGCGGAGATTGGAGTCTATACAAGAACACTTAATGGCAATCCCCTTCGAAATATTTTTGGTGCTTATTATCAAAGCGCCAACGATGATGAACTCTTACAAATGTCCTTTACTTTAAAGAAAAACGGAAAGGTGTTTTTCAGCAGGCAAGATAAGCATTGGTGGTTAACAGGTTTCAAATTGGGGGAATTCTCACAGCCGTCGGAATTATCCATGACCATAAAACTTACGTTAAATAATACCATCATGCGTGATGCTTTTATTGACGGTTTAAAAGCTGCCGGTTATTCTGATGAGGAATTCACCTATTTCGGAACAACTGTGGGCTTTAATTTTGATGTTCCTCATACTGCTCAGCCAATTACACGAGCAAAAACCCTGGAATGGATTATTCAATGGAAAAATGAACAACTGTGTAAAGAATTCCAAGAAATTACCGGTTCATCAACTACTGTACCGGAGAAAATCAAAGTTATTGAAGAATCAGCACCGGAACTATATAAAAAAGTCCTTAGAATGGGGAGGTTCAAGCCTTTATATAGTATGTATCAAGCAATTTTAACGGCAATTGTAGCTTTAATAGTAATAATTACAGGAGCGGTTTTTTCTAATATATTTTTGTAA
- a CDS encoding HDIG domain-containing metalloprotein, whose amino-acid sequence MQMFNEFQKHLSNDQRPSDYFNELSKTGLFAERYPYTLLGALKNTPQSPKHHPEGSVWNHTMLVLDNAAERKHLSQNPNVFMWAALLHDLGKAPTTRVTKGRITSYDHDKVGEGLSAKFLRELTNEQDLIYKVSKLVRWHMQILFVTKNLPFAEIAKMSSEVSIHEIALLGLCDRLGRGKMTSDKKLEEEKGILAFLEKCTDYLTPGITKDLLEDALSNDSLRD is encoded by the coding sequence ATGCAAATGTTTAATGAATTTCAAAAACATTTATCGAATGACCAGAGGCCCTCAGATTACTTCAATGAATTAAGCAAAACAGGACTATTTGCTGAAAGATACCCCTATACTTTGTTAGGTGCCTTAAAGAATACTCCTCAATCACCGAAGCATCATCCCGAAGGAAGTGTTTGGAACCATACAATGTTGGTTTTGGATAATGCAGCAGAACGAAAGCATCTGAGCCAAAATCCAAATGTATTTATGTGGGCGGCCTTACTCCACGATTTGGGAAAGGCACCTACTACCAGAGTTACAAAAGGGAGAATTACTTCCTATGATCATGATAAAGTGGGAGAGGGACTTTCCGCTAAATTTCTTAGGGAACTAACCAATGAACAGGATTTAATTTACAAAGTTTCTAAATTGGTAAGATGGCATATGCAGATACTCTTCGTTACAAAGAATTTGCCGTTTGCCGAGATCGCCAAAATGTCATCTGAGGTCTCCATTCATGAAATAGCACTTTTAGGGCTATGTGATCGACTGGGAAGAGGAAAGATGACTTCAGATAAAAAGCTGGAAGAAGAAAAGGGCATTTTAGCTTTTTTAGAAAAGTGTACGGATTATTTAACTCCGGGAATTACCAAGGATCTTCTTGAAGATGCCCTTTCAAATGATTCCCTACGAGATTAA
- a CDS encoding alpha/beta fold hydrolase, with translation MAFVLNNSVKINYEVEGDSNRDCLVLQHGFFGSISDWYDYGYVDALKTKYKLILIDARGHGKSDKPHCSEEYSLYLRSQDIIRILDAQKIDQCHYFGYSMGGWISFGLMKWFKSRFQSFILDAIHPCENDMLSLRNSVLTLEDWVPKHDVSAEHKKRFLSNDKEALLAAIEETRTDNTELLKNISVPCLMLAGENDAIHEKVRESAKLSSNIEFISIPHSDHWFSLYNSDFIIPQIERFIANITGAQSPA, from the coding sequence ATGGCTTTCGTACTTAATAATAGCGTAAAAATCAATTATGAAGTTGAAGGGGACTCAAACCGCGATTGCCTTGTTCTTCAACATGGTTTTTTTGGCAGTATTTCAGATTGGTATGACTATGGATATGTAGACGCCCTTAAAACAAAGTATAAATTAATATTAATTGACGCAAGAGGGCATGGTAAAAGCGATAAACCTCATTGCTCTGAAGAATATTCCTTATATCTTCGTTCTCAAGATATAATCAGAATCCTTGATGCTCAAAAAATTGATCAATGCCATTACTTTGGCTATTCAATGGGAGGATGGATTTCCTTTGGATTAATGAAGTGGTTTAAATCCCGCTTCCAATCATTTATCCTTGATGCCATCCATCCTTGTGAAAATGATATGCTTTCCTTAAGAAACTCCGTCCTGACCCTTGAAGATTGGGTTCCTAAACACGATGTCTCTGCAGAGCATAAAAAGAGATTTTTATCGAACGACAAAGAGGCTTTATTGGCAGCCATCGAAGAAACAAGAACCGACAATACTGAACTCTTAAAAAATATTTCCGTTCCCTGCTTAATGTTAGCTGGAGAAAACGATGCAATTCATGAAAAGGTCAGAGAGAGCGCAAAACTATCCTCAAACATTGAGTTCATATCTATTCCCCACTCTGACCATTGGTTTTCTCTCTATAACAGCGACTTCATCATTCCGCAAATTGAACGATTTATTGCAAACATAACCGGAGCTCAATCCCCAGCTTAG